The following are encoded in a window of Carya illinoinensis cultivar Pawnee chromosome 15, C.illinoinensisPawnee_v1, whole genome shotgun sequence genomic DNA:
- the LOC122296147 gene encoding uncharacterized protein LOC122296147 has product MDKSWVHIEDRLHSTEYDQGVRQFLAMAQAHSSTPNQIRCPCKRCRNRAFHSIRIVEDHLFLRGIDPTYTIWIFHGEEDPILNSTFSEDVDDDASPSNHYMDDVDEMLDDIRHGSFMDNPLSNDGNAHNFDVGSTSDAPTNYNFEELVADARRPLYPGCAKFSKLSFIVKLLHIKSIGGWTVKSFDMVLNLLHAAFPDALFPDSYNDARRLERGLGFSYEKIHVCPNDCVLFWKENASYNACPKCSASRWVVRTSEQRMVPQKVFRYFPLKPRLQRLFMSTKTARAMRWHVDARVDDPSCMRHLADSKAWKDFDNKHLAFSQDPHNVRLGLVSDGFNPFNNMSKPYSIWPVLLVPYNLPPWSCMKDPYTILSLLIPGPKSPGNDIDVFLRPLVDELKELWEEGIRTFDAYSGEMFSLHAALLWTINDFPAYANLSGWSTKGKMACPSCREGTNSQWLVYG; this is encoded by the coding sequence ATGGATAAGTCTTGGgtgcatattgaagatagattgcatTCCACTGAGTATGATCAAGGTGTTCGACAATTCTTAGCCATGGCGCAAGCACATTCATCAACACCCAATcagattaggtgtccatgtaaGAGATGCCGGAATAGAGCTTTCCACTCTATTCGTATCGTGGAAGATCATTTGTTTTTAAGAGGGATTGATCCAACCTATACAATATGGATTTTTcatggagaagaggatccgatCCTAAATTCTACATTCTCtgaagatgtggatgatgatgcATCTCCTTCCAATCACTACATGGATGATGTtgatgagatgttagatgacattcgGCATGGGTCGTTCATGGATAATCCATTAAGCAATGATGGAAATGCCCACAACTTTGATGTCGGGTCCACCTCTGATGCTCCAACCAACTATAATTTCGAGGAGTTGGTTGCCGATGCACGAAGGCCACTTTATCCTGGATGTGCGAAGTTCTCGAAGCTATCATTCATCGTCAAGTTGCTTCACATCAAGAGCATAGGTGGTTGGACCGTGAAGTCCTTTGACATGGTACTCAATCTTCTGCATGCTGCATTTCCCGACGCTCTTTTCCCAGATTCATATAACGATGCTCGTCGCTTAGAGCGTGGCTTGGGCTTCAGTTATGAAAAGATACATGTGTGCCCAAATGACTGTGTattgttttggaaggaaaatgcatcgTACAATGCTTGCCCTAAATGTTCGGCATCTAGGTGGGTTGTACGCACAAGTGAGCAACGAATGGTACCACAAAAGGTTTTTCGATACTTCCCACTAAAGCCGCGCTTACAGAGGCTATTTATGTCAACAAAGACTGCCCGAGCCATGAGATGGCATGTCGATGCACGTGTTGACGATCCATCATGCATGCGACATCTAGCAGATTCAAAGGCATGGAAAGACTTTGATAACAAACATCTTGCCTTTTCCCAAGATCCTCACAATGTTCGACTCGGTTTGGTGAGTGATGGGTTTAACCCATTCAATAACATGAGTAAGCCGTATAGTATATGGCCAGTACTACTtgtgccttacaacttgcccccttggtcatgtatgaaagatccatacacCATCTTGTCGTTACTAATCCCTGGCCCTAAGTCACCAGGGAATGATATTGATGTGTTCTTGCGTCCTCTTGTTGATGAGTTGAAGGAACTATGGGAAGAGGGTATTCGGACGTTTGATGCGTACAGTGGGGAAATGTTTAGCTTACATGCAGCACTACTTTGGACTATCAATGACTTCCCCGCATACGCCAAtctttctgggtggagcacaaagggcAAGATGGCTTGTCCTTCATGTAGAGAAGGCACAAATTCACAGTGGTTGGTATATGGGTGA